The DNA region ttgttattggtcaacacgcttgcgttgcgtttacttccttgcgttacgtcctagtgggaactaagctttagGCATGATGCCGTACGGACCACGCTTTGATCATTTACAGTAAATTTGGTTATAAATTTGACGAGTTTCTATAGTACATTTTTGTATAGTTAGGCCTACCCTAGATAGACCTACACAAGATCCAATATTTCTCCATTCCCATGGAAATGAATCACCAAAATAACATTCGTTATATCCGATGCGAGGCAGGAAATGAGTAATTCACGAAGTTATAAAAAAACCCCATGATAGCCCCTTATACAACCCCAGGCCCGATGTTATTGACAGGCACAGTGTCATAACACAGTTGGTATTTTTGACTCATAAACTAATGACTGTTCTGTTTTTAATAGATTGACTCATCTAATAATGAAGTGTGAACTAAGTATAATCTGAATCTACCCGATGATTGCTGCTTGATGACTGCTGCTTGATGACTGCTGGTTGCATAGCTTTTGGATATACATGCTTTATTTCATTGCACTCATCAGCCAAGCAAAAAACCATAATTAAAAGCTGCTGATAGAACTCCAATACACGCAAGACAACATTATCTACAAATGTTATATTGTTACTCTTATTCTCGGCGATAAAGGCGTTGTGagttatacaaaaacaattgaCGTTATAGACAGATAACATGGGCGCGGCAAATGGTAAGCCACGCCCCACAATAAGATCGGCTGTCGAAGTAGTTGATCAATCAGATGAGGAAATTGATATTATTGATTTGGAATATTCTGATTATTTTGACGATGTGTTTGAGGACAATGAACCGGTCAAACACGGAACACTCAGGAAAATACGATTGTGGGATTTTCCGTATTCGTCTCCAACTAAAAATGGAAAAAGAGCCGCAAGTGAAAGCGGTGGAATTGCATTCACAAGACGAGGTAATATACTAAAATTACATTCCAAtaagtatataggcctataaaaatgtatgataTCGGTTAATGACATACTAATGTTGTTGATCTAGTTTAGAGATGGAATGGTATTATAAAAGATAATGAACAACCCCTCATTTGcgacactcctattaaaggaACACTTAGGATCCCTAAGATTTGTTGTTAATAGGTAATACTGTTTAATAATCAATATAGTGAACATATGAGACATCCACGAAGGGGACAATTTCCCTTGAAATGCCCGGGTTGAAATGGCAGTTTTGAATACAGGCGTTAATACAACCCattttgggacacctctatatTCAGGGTACATCCTTATCAAGGAGAAACAACGAGGGATATTGTGTTGTGTCCCGAAGGTGCCCTCCCCACACACACGCACATCCCTGTTGTGGCTGTATTGTAAACTATggttaaataggcctacttcttaAGCTTTTTATGAAATACGGCGGAGCAATACTGTGTGTAATGAAATTATATGGTTTAAAGGTTATATACATAAACCCGGTTAAATCAGACCTTGTGATCTTGATACTTTTTATTATCACATATACAAGCCTTTTCataaaatgataaatgataaatcCGGGTTAATTTTTGAAACATTTATGTATTTACTTCTTCGGAAATACCTACTGGTAACTGAGTATTTAAGATCACATGACCTGTACGCCATTCCCTCCTGATTAAATCCATTACTTTTATGGACAACTTAAAACTTATGCTCACTGTTGTGTAcccactttttaattaattgtgttCACACGCACTGTAGAGTTAAAGCGTGATAGAACGGATTTAAGCTGAATCATGGCATGCAAGTGCATGTGGATATAATAAGCATAACTCCGGTATACCTCTGATAGGTTTCAGAGGTAATTATAACATTATACCACAAACGCAGAACAACAAGGGAAGAGTGTAAATTCATTCTTGCCATGGTTACCGATTGACGCACCGTTAACTACGATGTAAACACCACttgtacataatatttacaaaattataaacGCATTGTAACAACATTAATAAAATGTCAATCAGAAAATGAAGTATCTAGTATCAATAAGTCATCTCACAAAACAAACGCGTTGTGTGAATTATTGATGTTGAAATTATGATAAAAGAAATGTCGGTAAATTAGCTCGGGCAAAGTTTAAGTGTTGGTAAATACGAGGCTGGTCTGACACGTCTGCCATTGTACCCACATTTGACAAACCTATCCGGAACAACTAACTTCTCTGAACACAAATAACGCAGTAGTTTTTCAGTGGAGGGGAAAAATAGGCTTGACTTAAAGATAATCCTTAATGGTAAGAACTTAAGGAGGTAAGGTAAAATGAAGaactattatattaattgtCTTGACTTAGTTGGCCGAATTACTCAGCAGGTGATTGTCACTTAAATGTTCGTCTATGAGTAGGCCAACGGTAACTTACGTCGTCTGAAGATTGTACATGCGGTAATATACAGTTTGTAATGTCGTCTGAATAGTATTCGTCTGAAAAAATAGGGGTTGTGACTTTCGAAATGTGTTATCAGGCCTTATGTTTTCCAACATGTGACTTACGGCAAACATGCAATCAAGGTCGAATGAAATGTATCTATTTGGTATGTTTGACGTATCGAAGTCCAATAAAGAAAACTTAGAATTTAGCAAATTAAAGAAAAATTTCTTTCTTGATTTCCTAGGTCTTTACTCAGAGTCAGACGTCATCACTCCACCTAAGCCAGACTATGGTACAATTCTGAACCACGGTCGCAAGAGAATTCAATCTGCCAAAGAAGCTCGAAGCAATTCTTCTAAACGATCTAATCTTCTAAGGAAACTTTTCACCAAACCCGAGAAAAAATCTGACCCAGATTCAGATGTCTACCAAGCAAACGCCTTTCGAAGACATCATATACCTTCTTCTAGCGCAATGGGAACGTGTTGTAGTACTTCAAAAAGCATTTCCAGTTTGTCCACACGTCAAAGTGAAACTTTCGCGAAAACATTTCCACATAAAAGAGAGTGTTCAGGAGAGCTTTCACAAAAACTTGAAGAAAATTCCAATAAAAGTGAATttgaaactaaattaaattgtaatgatGAAAAAGCTTCTTATAAAAGAGAGTTCGAAGGAGGAGTATCTTATGAAAGAGAAATTGAAAGAGCTTCTCATAAAAGAGAGTTCGAAGGCGTTACACGCAAACCATCGAGACCTCAAGATAAAAACTCAGAAAATGACAAAAATCAATCCAACATTGTACGTCTTTCAAATGGCGGAAATACTGGTTACTCAAATGGACAAAACAGTACTGATATTTGGGTAGGACGTGAATCTCCTaagcaaaacaaaattgaacaaACTCATGATTTAATGATAAATGATGACCGTTTAAAACATGTGGATGGTAGACATAAACCTAGGCCTCTACCAAGAACTTTTATTAATAACGGAGCAACAGAAGCAAGGAATTCGTCAAGTGCCAGTGTTAGGAAAATATATATGCAACAGAACAACTCCCACCGACAACGGAAATTAACACCTGCTGTTCCTTTAACAGTACCAGGATTTAAAGGTAAGAACAAGAATTACCCTCATGACAAAGATGCTGTGTCTCTATTAAAATCGTCCACACGTTGAACGTGTGgtatatgttttttaaatgtataatacaCTGTGTTTTGTTATATTCTAAACTTTTGTACAAACATACTCGTACTGTATTTAATCCAACAAATATAAAAGTCATTCTATATACATCGGTCCAAAAATCAAAGTAATTGACAGGACTCGGAGTAGCATAGACAAACTATCGTCTTAAAACTAGTTACAATTACTCTAACAATTAATCCTATGCCATGGTTTCCACTACAGAGTTAGGGTTACGCAAGGACGTACAGTAAGCGCAACTTAAGTTAATGTTGGGTTCCCACTCTAGAGACGAAACAcgaggacgtaacgcaacgtatctgatttgaccaatcacaagtggaggattattcgaactgtcatttgtcattggtcaactcgcgtGCGTTTCGTCTACGTCCTTGCAGAAGCATCATACAGtgtataaaaaatgattttcaaGATCCACTGAGTATAAAACCGGACGGAAAGTAGTACACAGAATGAATACGCGTGTAACTTTCATGATACAATAATTCAACCCATCGACAGCATTTGACATAATGCTTTTTCCAACCGTAGATCACAGTATAATACATTGATTTGATAGGATACGAATTGATAGCGACGATGTTTGCacattacaaaattaataaagttGTCGCTGTCAAACCACATTCATTATTGATCCCGTATACACGTTGCATATTCCAATAATATAAGcaatataacaacaataaatgactgtaaacatttaacattttatattgaaTGTTGTGTTATAATGAATATGAGAACTGATAATACGTCATAAAACTTCGTCTAAGTAAATAGTTTTACGAACAAAATATTCCCTGTAATAAGACTTTTATTAATGCATCATGTATTATCCTCGCAAAATATTGATGCCATTTTGTTGTCaatatgaaataatttaataattgtcGAGGAGCCCTTCTGAATCAAGCTTCCTGGCTTAAAGAGTTATCTTCTGCTATACCataatagtataattatttagtttctgtatgattttgttaatttaatagtataatgtattgtattgtgtatattatggatagcaataaataaacaaacaataacacgtaaacaaatttgtatagaACCATTCGTATTATACTGATACATATATGCTTAGCAACAAGCATTTCTAAAATACAAGAATGATATCCATAATATATCCTAAAAACTGTTACAGGAAAAATGGTcgtaaaatgaatgaatttgttttcaattcaatttgatTTCGGAACAAGTCCATATCaacaatatacaataacaacaatacaaataaatagttCCAAAAAAGATTCGACTACAAACAAGATATGAAAAGTACTGTCAAAAGAGATTATTATGAACGTAGCAGTTGGAGGTCCATTTCCTATACAGAAGTTGTAAGCATTCGAGAATTAACACAAGAGTGATAAGTGAATAGCAACTATTGTCAATCTTAGGTTTAAACATTAGGCCAATCGTAACGTTCGAAAGAAACGTAATTTAAACATTCAGATGTAAGCACAAACTTTCCGGACATTGTGATTTCACTACTGGGAGATGAACTGTCTCCACTCTGCCTTCTTTAGACGGAAACACTATGCATcccccgccccccccccccccgcctaCCCTAAACTATAAAACTATAACAATATGCATGATGGTGATGTTTACATAATTGTTCCAGCCATCTATGTAGACCTgttatttatgatatttttgttCAGACATATTACCAGAATTCTGGTGCATGCGAGGAGAACAGTGTTTTTAACATttgtattttaacataattatcTTTAAACACAGCCCCTTTGCGGCAGAGTAGTCTTCCTCCAGTTGGTGACGTAGAAGAGTTGTTATTTGAACGTGACAACAGCAGCCAGAGCAGATCAAGCAAAAGTACACCAACAAAAGGTGAGACAGTTTATGGTTTTGATATaaccaaaataaacaagaaatatttcttacaaaaaacgccgcgtaactttttgactggacagttgtaagaacagtcttcattaatctaatataataggtcggccaatcaaaacgcaagtgaacaattgagactttacttgtgatttatgtcattggcctgtcagcacagtcgtttctttctagaattaaacgcacaaacttgtattgggaataatgtatgtttatgtggttattactatcgcatttaggtattgataataataataatatggcttttgaatatataattactgtctgtagaataacatttatacattttcggttcgcgatgaaaagttatatgaatggatttgtaatataggtatttataataatagtatatgggttgtattattgctaagctatcaccaaatcgcgttataacattatttctcagggttttttgcaccattgatcaataccaaacgcgtatctgtattatagtttttaatgaatcattacattactaaaaatacccaattaaatcaatcgcgtcagtccaattccgacttatgtttcgatcagatagttctgtgtctacactgtcccaactagtttaacaaaaaaagtgtgatgtgcccaaatagggtagtgatatgcccgaatatcgtagtgatatgacatcgtcatgtctatataatatggacacatcatatttagtttgatagtatagacagagcttaaggattatattaaaaaaatgttttcttacattttgaaaaaaaagtatttatttgtttataagcccaattttccagtcttaattttacattttgaaaaaaaagtattttatttgttgataagcccaattgtgcagtcttattttacattttgaacgaaagtatttatttgttgataagcccaatttttcagtcttattttacattttaaacgaaagtatttatttgttgataagccgaattttccagtttaataataatgaccccttccacagtgcttataccatatacattttacatgatattgaccgtgggttctttacgcctctgatgcatttgtttttattgtacctttttaataaattattatatgtttaggccaaatcacacccaatttaatgaaacggtcagattctgatttcaattgaacgaaagtagtactgtattattcattgataagccaagggtcccatggcgttagccgatatcttgagcatttgactcatgTCAACCTGTgacacaaatcattcttcaaaatctaaaaacctcacacgtcttttttgtgagtgatacactatggatatgcacacggaaataatatgtggacattgcaaacaatcataggcctacagtaacaaacataacatggctaataagcatagCATTCAGACTggtttgttttctagtggatttttatttactttagcatgtagaataaaactagtaacagtggctatattaataattatactgattatccttgatgttatcgcgtctaataataaaatattttgttgttgataagcccaattttgcagtcttaataatgacccttccacagtgcattttacatgatattgaccgagggtttttacgcctctatagccactgatcaataccataattaatgtacttttttttaatgaaaattgaaatgtgtttcaacatacccaattcaaaaaacggtccgttttcgagttcaatcttttgattagagaggttggagtttcattttgaacgaaagtatttatttgattgataagccaaatttctagtcctaatgatttgagattcaacgggttttgctttcaattgtataataatataattatatattatatataaatataatattaagtataattatgaattcaccaacactttcaggcccaataacaatgatcccgggcccgagtttttgtagactggacttccatgcacagccacatgttaagaaatatgaatctctttatgaatttaatatggttcgaaatgatattacacaacaacgattagacagcaactgtgcaagagtccaactaataaaatcggaatgatcagttaattaaacatttacagcataaggcccatacactaggacgataacgatcgacgataaatagacaaatatgcatttttaatacataaaccaaaagaaatataaacaattcctttgatgaaaattatattttcacacgtccaataaaatgacgtcatgattagtaagaccattaatatcgtgacaatacagcgattttattgtttttatttatcatgacgtcatttgattggaatttgaaaaacattatttttatcaaagacagcataaatgattatcctataggtctagaacgaaaaccttt from Antedon mediterranea chromosome 2, ecAntMedi1.1, whole genome shotgun sequence includes:
- the LOC140039802 gene encoding uncharacterized protein produces the protein MGAANGKPRPTIRSAVEVVDQSDEEIDIIDLEYSDYFDDVFEDNEPVKHGTLRKIRLWDFPYSSPTKNGKRAASESGGIAFTRRGLYSESDVITPPKPDYGTILNHGRKRIQSAKEARSNSSKRSNLLRKLFTKPEKKSDPDSDVYQANAFRRHHIPSSSAMGTCCSTSKSISSLSTRQSETFAKTFPHKRECSGELSQKLEENSNKSEFETKLNCNDEKASYKREFEGGVSYEREIERASHKREFEGVTRKPSRPQDKNSENDKNQSNIVRLSNGGNTGYSNGQNSTDIWVGRESPKQNKIEQTHDLMINDDRLKHVDGRHKPRPLPRTFINNGATEARNSSSASVRKIYMQQNNSHRQRKLTPAVPLTVPGFKAPLRQSSLPPVGDVEELLFERDNSSQSRSSKSTPTKVKTRPPPIQYHLNSSPCSSSWPSLSNGDGYQHHIPPPSTPPHKNLLSPSPKHLLVSARHNHMLPKRKLVRKLTPIILEVPKNLEGRNNSLSSDEEDETHQFLHNGVYGYESMVEGTPKSNGYGPSDEYREELKNTVDELIDQLSPTIMGDEFIDRPYGRRSPSYWRKQPSQARNFVFPEVRRVEEDNGKLETTFPPTNGYSGDASPSLAPLNPKVHRRKITPALSVHPPLYRLDQSKMAFNSFVEDEDQF